The Calditrichota bacterium genome has a window encoding:
- a CDS encoding flavin reductase family protein, translated as MTQIYFDLEKSDRGFNYRFVQPPQITYLISTIDEFGNGNVTPVTLGTCVGVNSLAEPSGSNWYFAFSVGSRDVPDIPVRDAFRNLVKNPECVISYPGAELMEKIWAMGLPFPRGINELEIAELTPLASKKVKPTGIKECPINLEARVQKSIPVGDHYQLFVCQIVAATIDENLIQKDNRNPLHLGVLEIDPLFEVAIVPENGKPPRLYFGKIDRRNFIRTPDDIGSSKKWLGSFEEWIEDEAERGKINSEEKSEILGLYEKWKENPDPETNEIVRLKLIEFLKKIIWERR; from the coding sequence ATGACACAAATTTATTTTGATTTAGAAAAATCAGACAGAGGTTTCAACTATCGCTTTGTGCAGCCACCGCAAATTACGTATCTAATTTCTACAATTGACGAATTTGGCAACGGAAATGTCACGCCGGTCACTCTCGGCACGTGCGTTGGCGTAAATTCTTTGGCAGAACCATCGGGTTCGAACTGGTATTTTGCCTTTTCCGTGGGCAGCCGGGATGTTCCCGACATTCCTGTTCGGGATGCTTTTCGTAATCTTGTCAAAAATCCGGAATGCGTGATCAGCTATCCGGGCGCGGAATTGATGGAAAAAATCTGGGCGATGGGTTTGCCGTTCCCGCGCGGCATCAATGAACTGGAAATCGCGGAATTGACGCCGCTGGCGTCGAAAAAAGTGAAGCCGACCGGCATCAAAGAATGTCCGATCAATCTGGAGGCGCGAGTTCAAAAATCTATTCCTGTCGGGGATCATTACCAACTGTTTGTGTGCCAGATTGTAGCTGCAACCATCGACGAAAATTTAATTCAAAAAGATAATCGCAATCCGCTTCATCTCGGCGTGCTGGAGATTGATCCGTTGTTCGAAGTGGCGATTGTTCCGGAAAACGGGAAGCCGCCGCGACTCTATTTTGGGAAAATCGATCGGAGAAATTTCATTCGAACTCCGGATGACATCGGTTCTTCGAAAAAATGGCTGGGTTCTTTTGAAGAATGGATAGAAGATGAGGCGGAAAGAGGGAAAATTAATTCCGAAGAAAAAAGCGAAATTCTGGGGTTATACGAAAAATGGAAGGAAAATCCAGATCCTGAAACGAATGAAATTGTGCGCCTTAAATTAATTGAATTTCTCAAAAAAATAATCTGGGAAAGAAGATAG